Part of the Paenibacillus aurantius genome, GTCCATTGGCCCTTCCCAAATACAAGCCGGGTCATAAACTGTTGGTATTGAGGCGTCCGTACAAAGAGCTAAGGGTGTGTCTAAATGCATATTTGCATGATTGCGCCGGAAACCTTACCGGTTCCTTCCCGGGGAGGCTCGGTGGAGATTTGCATGCTGGCTGTCGCTAAGGAGCTCGCCAAGGAGCATAAAGTCACCTTGATCAGCCGTACGTCCTCCAGACTGAACGGCACCACAACGGAAGGGGAATTAACCATCATCCGCGTTCCCTCCGGAGACCCGATGGCGTACCTGTCGAATGTCATCGCGTATATGGAAGGCAAGGAATTCGACTGGATTCAGGTGGACAACCGCCCCCGTTTTCTGCCTATGGTGAAGAGGAGCTTCCCCCAAACGCCCGTATCCGTGTTCCTCCATTCCCTGACGTATGTGAGCAAGAAACGCGTGCAGAAGGATTTGGAGAAGGCCGATCTGATTGTAGGCAACAGCGCCTCCCTCAAGAAAAAGCTCACCCGCAGATTTCCCGGTCTGCGGCCTTCCATCCGCTATGTCCACTTGGGGGTGGACAGCGACCGGTTCCGGCCGCCCACGGACAGGGAACGGAGCAGGGTGCGCAAGCGGTACCGGCTCGGCCGCAAGTTTGTCGTGGCCTATGCCGGCCGGATCATCCCTCGCAAAGGAGTCGATGTGCTCATCCGCGCCGTCCGCCGGATGGGCTCCCGCCGGAAGGTCGGGCTTCTCGTGGCGGGCACGGCCGATTCCGCTTACGCCCGCTCCATGCGGCGGCTGAGCCATAAGCTCGGGGTCTCCGCCCGTTTCGCCGGTCAGGTCCCGCATCCCGACATGCATGAGCTTTACTGGGGGGCGGACTGCTTCGTCTGTCCCTCCCAGAAGCATGAGGCCTTCGGGCTCGTCAACGTGGAGGCGATGGCCACGGGACTGCCGATCGTCGCCTCCGGCATGGGCGGAATCAAGGAAATCGTC contains:
- a CDS encoding glycosyltransferase family 4 protein — its product is MHICMIAPETLPVPSRGGSVEICMLAVAKELAKEHKVTLISRTSSRLNGTTTEGELTIIRVPSGDPMAYLSNVIAYMEGKEFDWIQVDNRPRFLPMVKRSFPQTPVSVFLHSLTYVSKKRVQKDLEKADLIVGNSASLKKKLTRRFPGLRPSIRYVHLGVDSDRFRPPTDRERSRVRKRYRLGRKFVVAYAGRIIPRKGVDVLIRAVRRMGSRRKVGLLVAGTADSAYARSMRRLSHKLGVSARFAGQVPHPDMHELYWGADCFVCPSQKHEAFGLVNVEAMATGLPIVASGMGGIKEIVRHKKNGLLVRDYRSPKGFSRQLKKLFKDPVFAKQLGQKAREDILLRFPWKRTAERLAELYRSHS